The Mycolicibacterium mageritense genome contains a region encoding:
- a CDS encoding NUDIX hydrolase, with the protein MSLHTSAVTVLTDWRTTDPAQDSLRHALLSFLAARPDACQRSCVPGHITASALVLDHTGTRTLLTLHPRFGRWLQLGGHCEADDVDIHAAALREATEESGITGLTIDPELAAVHAHPVTCSLGVPTRHLDMQFVVRAPEGAEIVCSDESLDLRWWPLDALPEGTDFGLSQLAETTVSGAISADPRQEP; encoded by the coding sequence ATGAGTCTTCACACCTCGGCCGTCACGGTGCTCACCGACTGGCGGACAACCGATCCCGCCCAGGACAGCCTGCGCCACGCGCTGCTGTCGTTCCTGGCCGCCCGCCCCGACGCGTGCCAACGGTCGTGTGTGCCAGGCCATATCACGGCCTCGGCGCTGGTCCTCGACCACACGGGCACGCGCACCCTGCTGACACTGCATCCGCGATTCGGCCGATGGCTGCAACTCGGCGGTCACTGCGAGGCCGACGACGTCGACATCCACGCGGCCGCGCTGCGCGAGGCCACCGAGGAATCCGGGATCACCGGACTGACTATCGACCCCGAACTGGCTGCGGTGCACGCGCATCCGGTGACCTGTTCACTGGGCGTGCCGACCCGTCACCTCGACATGCAGTTCGTGGTGCGAGCCCCGGAGGGGGCCGAGATCGTCTGCAGCGACGAGTCTTTGGACCTGCGGTGGTGGCCGCTCGACGCGCTGCCCGAGGGCACCGACTTCGGGCTCAGCCAGCTCGCCGAGACTACGGTTTCTGGCGCGATTTCCGCCGATCCTCGCCAAGAACCGTAG
- a CDS encoding coenzyme F420-0:L-glutamate ligase, translated as MNEHGSAGAVEILPVPGLPEFRPGDDLVGALVTAAPWLRDGDVLVVTSKVLSKCEGRIVDAPADPEERDALRRKLIDGEAVRVLARKGRTLITENAIGLVQAAAGVDGSNVGSTELALLPVDPDGSAAALRDGLREQLGVTVGVVITDTMGRAWRNGQTDFAIGAAGLTVLHGYAGARDRHGNELVVTEVAVADEIAAAADLVKGKLTAIPVAVVRGMAVTDDGSTAKTLLRSGEDDLFWLGTAEAIQLGRTQAQLLRRSVRSFSTEPVPAELIEAAVGEALTAPAPHHTRPVRFVWVRDPSTRTRLLDRMKDRWRADLSGDGRDPQSVERRVGRGQILYDAPELVIPFLVPDGAHSYPDAARTEAEHTMFTVAVGAAVQALLVALAVRDVGSCWIGSTIFAGELVRTELDLPPDWEPLGAIAIGYPAEAQPPREPVPTADLLIVR; from the coding sequence GTGAACGAGCATGGTTCGGCCGGCGCCGTCGAGATCCTGCCGGTTCCCGGCCTGCCTGAGTTCCGGCCGGGAGACGATCTGGTGGGCGCGCTCGTCACGGCCGCGCCGTGGCTGCGCGATGGCGACGTGCTCGTCGTCACGAGCAAGGTGCTGTCCAAGTGCGAGGGCCGCATCGTCGACGCACCCGCCGATCCTGAGGAGCGGGATGCCCTGCGCCGCAAGCTGATCGACGGGGAGGCTGTACGGGTGCTGGCCCGCAAGGGCCGCACGTTGATCACCGAGAACGCGATCGGACTGGTGCAGGCGGCCGCGGGCGTCGACGGTTCCAATGTCGGATCCACCGAACTCGCGCTGCTGCCGGTCGATCCCGACGGCAGCGCCGCCGCGCTGCGCGACGGGTTGCGTGAGCAACTCGGCGTCACTGTGGGCGTGGTGATCACCGACACCATGGGTCGGGCATGGCGTAACGGCCAGACCGACTTCGCGATCGGCGCCGCCGGGCTGACCGTGCTGCACGGCTATGCGGGGGCCCGCGACCGGCACGGCAACGAGTTGGTCGTGACCGAGGTCGCGGTGGCCGACGAGATCGCCGCCGCAGCCGATCTGGTAAAGGGCAAGCTCACCGCGATCCCGGTGGCCGTGGTCCGCGGCATGGCCGTCACCGACGACGGATCGACCGCGAAGACGCTGCTGCGCTCCGGCGAGGACGACCTGTTCTGGCTGGGTACCGCCGAGGCGATCCAGTTGGGCCGCACGCAGGCTCAGCTGCTGCGCCGGTCCGTGCGCAGCTTCAGCACCGAACCGGTGCCTGCCGAGCTCATCGAGGCCGCGGTCGGCGAGGCGCTGACCGCGCCGGCCCCGCACCACACCCGTCCGGTGCGGTTCGTCTGGGTCCGCGACCCGTCGACCCGCACCCGACTATTGGACCGCATGAAGGACCGGTGGCGGGCCGACCTCAGCGGCGACGGCCGCGATCCCCAATCCGTCGAACGTCGTGTCGGCCGCGGGCAGATCCTGTACGACGCACCGGAACTGGTGATCCCGTTCCTGGTACCCGATGGCGCACACAGCTATCCGGATGCCGCACGCACCGAGGCCGAGCACACCATGTTCACAGTCGCGGTCGGCGCGGCCGTCCAGGCGCTGTTGGTCGCACTCGCCGTGCGCGACGTCGGCAGCTGCTGGATAGGCTCGACGATCTTCGCGGGCGAGCTGGTACGCACCGAACTGGACCTGCCGCCCGATTGGGAGCCCTTGGGCGCCATCGCGATCGGCTATCCGGCCGAGGCGCAGCCGCCGCGTGAGCCCGTGCCGACCGCTGACCTGTTGATTGTGCGATGA
- the cofD gene encoding 2-phospho-L-lactate transferase produces the protein MKITVLVGGVGGARFLLGVQNLLRLGSFGDGSSKHELTAIVNVGDDAWMHGVRICPDLDTCMYTLGGGIDPERGWGHRNETWHAKEELAAYGVQPDWFGLGDRDLATHLVRSQMLRAGYPLSQVTEALCKRWNPGARLLPASDDRSETHVVITDPNDGERRAIHFQEWWVRYRAQVPSHSFAFVGAEQATAGPGVTDAIAEADVVLLAPSNPVVSIGPILQIPGIRGALRSTSAPVIGYSPIIAGKPLRGMADECLSIIGVDSTSEAVGKHFGARSGTGLLDGWLVHEGDHAEIDGVQVRAVPLLMTDPAATAEMVRAGLELAGVAL, from the coding sequence GTGAAGATCACCGTTCTGGTCGGCGGAGTTGGCGGCGCACGGTTTTTGCTGGGCGTCCAGAACCTGTTGCGACTCGGCAGCTTCGGGGACGGCAGCAGCAAGCATGAACTCACCGCGATCGTCAATGTCGGCGACGACGCGTGGATGCACGGCGTACGGATCTGCCCCGACCTCGACACCTGTATGTACACCCTCGGCGGCGGCATCGATCCGGAACGCGGCTGGGGGCACCGCAATGAAACGTGGCACGCGAAGGAGGAACTCGCGGCCTACGGGGTGCAGCCGGACTGGTTCGGCCTCGGAGACCGCGACCTGGCCACCCACCTGGTCCGCAGCCAGATGCTGCGCGCGGGCTACCCGCTGTCCCAGGTGACCGAGGCGCTGTGCAAGCGGTGGAACCCCGGCGCGCGGCTGCTGCCTGCCAGCGACGACCGCAGCGAGACCCACGTCGTGATCACCGACCCGAACGACGGCGAGCGCCGCGCGATCCACTTCCAGGAGTGGTGGGTGCGCTACCGCGCGCAGGTGCCGTCGCACAGTTTTGCGTTCGTCGGGGCCGAGCAGGCAACCGCCGGGCCGGGCGTGACCGACGCCATCGCCGAGGCCGACGTGGTGTTGCTGGCGCCGTCAAATCCGGTCGTGAGCATCGGACCCATCCTGCAGATTCCCGGTATCCGGGGCGCGCTGCGCTCGACCAGCGCGCCGGTCATCGGATACTCCCCCATCATCGCCGGAAAACCGTTGCGCGGCATGGCCGATGAATGCCTGTCCATCATCGGGGTCGACTCCACGTCGGAGGCCGTCGGCAAGCACTTCGGCGCCCGCTCGGGCACCGGGCTGCTCGACGGCTGGCTGGTACACGAAGGCGATCACGCCGAGATCGACGGCGTGCAGGTGCGCGCCGTTCCGCTGCTGATGACCGACCCCGCGGCCACGGCCGAGATGGTGCGCGCCGGCCTCGAACTCGCGGGAGTGGCGCTGTGA
- a CDS encoding WhiB family transcriptional regulator, giving the protein MSYESGDFDRVVRFDSRLLGSVDNAPHINTGPTPMGAAGRPQLSLVPDQIDVAPATEDDQWQERALCAQTDPEAFFPEKGGSTREAKRICQGCEVKDACLEYALAHDERFGIWGGLSERERRRLKRGII; this is encoded by the coding sequence ATGTCTTATGAGAGCGGCGATTTCGATCGTGTGGTCCGGTTTGACAGCCGGCTACTCGGCTCGGTAGACAACGCACCGCACATCAACACCGGGCCGACACCGATGGGGGCAGCCGGACGTCCTCAACTGAGTTTGGTTCCCGATCAGATTGATGTTGCTCCGGCAACCGAAGACGACCAATGGCAGGAACGCGCCCTGTGTGCGCAGACCGATCCGGAGGCCTTCTTCCCGGAGAAGGGCGGGTCTACCCGCGAGGCCAAACGCATCTGCCAGGGCTGCGAAGTCAAAGACGCTTGCCTGGAATACGCGTTGGCGCACGATGAACGCTTCGGAATTTGGGGAGGTTTGTCGGAACGCGAACGCCGGCGCCTCAAGCGCGGCATCATCTAG
- a CDS encoding metallopeptidase family protein, translating into MRGPLLPRTVPGWRSRAERFDMAVLEAYEPIERRWSSRVSTLDVAVDEIPRMSPKDPDSVQWPAEVIADGPIALARLIPAGVDVRGNATRARIVLFRKPIERRAKGADELAELLHEILVAQVATYLGVEPPVIDPTIDDE; encoded by the coding sequence ATCCGCGGACCGCTGCTGCCCCGGACCGTGCCGGGCTGGCGCAGTCGCGCGGAGCGTTTCGACATGGCGGTGCTGGAGGCCTACGAGCCGATCGAGCGGCGGTGGTCATCCCGGGTGTCCACGCTCGACGTGGCTGTCGACGAGATCCCTCGGATGTCACCCAAGGATCCGGACAGTGTGCAGTGGCCCGCCGAGGTGATCGCTGATGGCCCGATCGCGTTGGCCCGGTTGATACCCGCAGGGGTCGATGTCAGAGGAAATGCGACGCGGGCACGAATTGTGTTGTTTCGCAAGCCTATCGAGCGTCGTGCCAAAGGGGCCGACGAGCTTGCCGAGCTGTTGCACGAAATTCTGGTGGCTCAGGTGGCCACCTACCTGGGGGTGGAACCACCCGTCATCGACCCGACGATCGACGACGAGTGA
- a CDS encoding DUF3499 domain-containing protein: MNVPRRCCRPGCPHYAVATLTFVYSDSTAVVGPLATVSEPHSWDLCVGHASRITAPRGWELVRHAGPLPSHPDEDDLVALADAVREGHPTAAPRGGVVAGFSDPVTGASGGAVMAPAARQTETSGRRRGHLRVLPDPSD, encoded by the coding sequence GTGAATGTTCCCCGTCGCTGCTGCCGGCCCGGGTGCCCGCATTACGCCGTGGCGACGCTGACCTTCGTCTACTCCGACTCGACGGCCGTCGTCGGGCCCCTGGCCACCGTCTCCGAGCCCCACTCGTGGGATCTGTGCGTCGGGCACGCCAGCCGCATCACCGCGCCCCGCGGCTGGGAGCTGGTGCGGCACGCCGGACCCTTGCCGTCGCATCCCGACGAGGACGACCTGGTGGCACTTGCCGACGCCGTGCGCGAGGGGCATCCCACGGCGGCGCCGCGTGGCGGTGTCGTGGCCGGCTTCTCCGATCCCGTGACCGGCGCGAGCGGTGGTGCTGTGATGGCGCCCGCGGCCCGGCAGACGGAAACCAGTGGACGGCGTCGCGGTCACCTGCGGGTGCTGCCCGACCCCAGCGACTAG
- a CDS encoding phosphomannomutase/phosphoglucomutase, translated as MSRPAAAVHGVIKAYDVRGLVGTEIDEQFVAEVGSAFARLVRAEGATQVVVGYDMRASSPSLASAFADGVTAQGLDVVRIGLASTDELYFASGLLDCPGAMFTASHNPAAYNGIKLCRAGAKPVGKDTGLSVISDEVIAGVPGYEGAAGTVTDRDVLADYGAFLRSLVDLSSLRDLRIAVDAGNGMAGHTTPAVLGPLPGATVEPLYFELDGTFPNHEANPLNPANLVDLQAHVLATGADIGLAFDGDADRCFVVDELGRPVSPSAVTALVAARELKREIGATVIHNLITSRAVPELVIERGGTPVRSRVGHSYIKALMAETGAIFGGEHSAHYYFRDFWGADSGMLAALHVLAALGEQDRPLSELMADYQRYESSGEINFTVTDAPACVDAVLRAYGSEIHSIDHLDGVTVDLGDGRWFNLRTSNTEPLLRLNVEARTTEDVEAIVEKVAGHINPLSEAVP; from the coding sequence ATGTCTCGGCCAGCGGCGGCTGTTCACGGTGTCATCAAGGCGTATGACGTCCGCGGTCTGGTCGGCACCGAAATCGACGAGCAGTTCGTCGCCGAGGTCGGCAGCGCGTTCGCCCGGCTGGTCCGCGCGGAAGGTGCCACGCAGGTCGTCGTCGGGTACGACATGCGGGCGAGTTCGCCGTCGTTGGCGTCGGCGTTCGCCGACGGGGTCACGGCTCAGGGGCTCGACGTCGTCCGCATCGGGTTGGCGTCCACCGACGAGCTCTACTTCGCCTCCGGTCTGTTGGACTGCCCGGGCGCGATGTTCACCGCAAGCCACAACCCCGCCGCCTACAACGGCATCAAGCTCTGCCGGGCCGGCGCCAAACCGGTCGGCAAGGACACGGGTCTGTCCGTCATCTCCGATGAGGTGATCGCGGGCGTTCCCGGGTACGAAGGCGCCGCAGGCACCGTGACCGATCGGGATGTGCTGGCCGACTACGGGGCGTTCCTGCGGTCCCTGGTGGACCTGAGCAGCCTGCGCGACCTGCGGATCGCGGTCGACGCCGGAAACGGCATGGCCGGCCACACCACCCCCGCGGTGCTCGGGCCGCTCCCGGGCGCCACGGTCGAGCCGCTGTACTTCGAGTTGGACGGCACGTTCCCCAATCACGAGGCCAATCCGCTCAACCCGGCCAACCTCGTGGACCTGCAGGCGCACGTACTGGCAACCGGCGCCGACATCGGGCTCGCCTTCGACGGCGACGCCGACCGCTGCTTCGTCGTCGACGAACTGGGCCGTCCGGTGTCCCCGTCCGCGGTCACCGCGCTGGTCGCCGCACGCGAGCTCAAGCGCGAGATCGGTGCGACCGTCATCCACAACCTGATCACGTCGCGGGCCGTGCCGGAGTTGGTGATCGAACGCGGCGGCACCCCGGTGCGCTCGCGGGTCGGGCACTCCTACATCAAGGCCCTGATGGCCGAAACCGGTGCCATCTTCGGTGGCGAGCACTCGGCGCACTACTACTTCCGGGATTTCTGGGGCGCCGACTCGGGCATGCTGGCCGCGCTGCACGTGCTCGCCGCGCTCGGCGAGCAGGACCGGCCGCTGTCCGAGCTGATGGCCGACTACCAACGCTACGAGTCCTCCGGCGAGATCAACTTCACGGTCACCGATGCCCCCGCATGCGTCGACGCGGTACTGCGCGCGTACGGCAGCGAGATTCACTCCATCGACCACCTCGACGGTGTCACCGTCGACCTCGGCGACGGCCGATGGTTCAACCTGCGCACGTCGAACACCGAACCGTTGTTGCGGCTCAACGTCGAAGCGCGCACCACCGAGGACGTCGAGGCGATAGTCGAGAAGGTCGCCGGGCACATCAACCCGCTCAGCGAGGCCGTGCCATGA
- the manA gene encoding mannose-6-phosphate isomerase, class I → MHLLRGAVRTYAWGSRTAIAEFTGRPSPTVHPEAELWFGAHPGDPAWLQTDDGEESLLQVVADDPEGQLGATAVGRFGEALPFLVKVLAADEPLSLQAHPSQQQAQEGFDREDRLEIPVSAPTRNYRDRSHKPELLVALGQFDALAGFRPVARTVELMRALAVSDLDPYINLLSDQSDADGLRALFTTWITAPQPDLDVLVPAVLDGAINYIRSGEKTFAAEAKTVLELGERYPGDAGVLAALLLNRISLQTGDGIYLPAGNLHAYLHGVGVEVMANSDNVLRGGLTPKHVDVPELLRVLDFTPTPEDGLRPEIVREGTELIYRTPAPEFSVSVLCVDGDQLGHEIDAPSRHDGPQVLLCTEGAAVVQAKGGAVTLERGAAAWVAADDGQIRLTAEQPTKLFRVTVGI, encoded by the coding sequence GTGCATCTGCTACGGGGAGCGGTGCGGACCTATGCCTGGGGTTCGCGGACCGCCATAGCCGAATTCACTGGAAGGCCAAGCCCTACAGTGCATCCGGAGGCCGAGCTGTGGTTCGGCGCGCATCCGGGGGATCCGGCCTGGCTGCAGACCGACGACGGCGAGGAGTCCTTGCTGCAGGTCGTCGCCGACGATCCGGAGGGCCAGCTCGGCGCGACCGCGGTGGGCCGCTTCGGCGAGGCGCTGCCGTTCCTGGTCAAGGTGCTTGCCGCCGACGAACCACTGTCGCTGCAGGCCCATCCGAGCCAGCAGCAGGCTCAGGAGGGCTTCGACCGGGAGGACCGGCTGGAGATTCCGGTCTCGGCGCCGACACGCAACTACCGCGACCGCAGCCACAAACCCGAGTTGTTGGTCGCGTTGGGACAATTCGATGCCCTCGCCGGTTTCCGTCCCGTCGCGCGCACGGTCGAGCTGATGCGGGCCCTGGCGGTCTCTGATCTCGACCCCTACATCAACCTGCTGTCAGACCAGTCCGATGCCGACGGCCTGCGGGCGCTGTTCACGACGTGGATCACCGCGCCCCAGCCTGATCTCGACGTCTTGGTGCCTGCGGTGCTCGACGGAGCGATCAACTACATACGGTCGGGCGAGAAGACTTTCGCGGCCGAAGCCAAGACCGTGCTCGAGCTCGGTGAGCGGTATCCGGGTGATGCGGGTGTGCTGGCCGCTCTGCTGCTCAACCGCATCAGCCTGCAGACCGGGGACGGCATCTACCTGCCTGCCGGCAACCTGCATGCGTATCTGCACGGCGTCGGCGTCGAGGTGATGGCCAACTCCGACAACGTGTTGCGTGGCGGCCTGACGCCCAAGCACGTGGATGTGCCGGAGCTGCTGCGGGTGCTGGATTTCACGCCGACGCCCGAGGATGGTTTGCGTCCCGAAATTGTCCGGGAGGGAACCGAACTCATCTATCGGACGCCTGCACCTGAGTTCTCGGTCTCGGTGTTGTGCGTCGACGGCGACCAACTCGGGCACGAGATCGACGCTCCGTCACGCCACGACGGGCCTCAGGTGCTGCTGTGCACCGAAGGTGCCGCCGTGGTCCAGGCCAAAGGTGGAGCGGTCACCCTGGAGCGGGGTGCGGCGGCGTGGGTGGCCGCCGACGACGGCCAGATCCGGTTGACCGCCGAGCAGCCGACCAAGCTGTTCCGCGTGACGGTCGGGATCTAG
- a CDS encoding FAD-dependent oxidoreductase: MMKTLDLPSNHAVVIGGSIAGLCAARVLSDHFDRVTLYERDELPDGPANRSAIPQGQHVHLLMARGAQELEAVFPGLLDDMAAAGVPVVRNQPESIHFAAAGHVLGTGQTLHDRFTAYVPSRGQLEWQLRKRVVAIPAVEVVRQSVTHPQYDPAANRVTGVVLDDGSQVAAGLVVDASGRGSRLPVWLQQWGFERPREDTVHVGVTYASHRVRIPAGRIAEKMVLVSAEHDSQLGMGMLFHEDGIWTVTTFGVAKTEPPRDFAGICRLAETLLPPHLSAALQAGEPVGGMTFHRYPTSKWRRYDKLSRMPGGIIPFGDAVASLNPTFGQGVTMTALQAGNLRSVLDSGMTDIAARLARATARTTFPVWLMNAVADHVEHGAQGDRPWWYGPLYGLFDQFVGAAETDPVLAEWFLRRTSLLDSLYLAPSPRLIGRAIRNNARQWLSERRDRRTAVGAASEHERLEADPAGSR, from the coding sequence ATGATGAAGACGCTCGATCTCCCTTCGAACCACGCCGTTGTCATCGGAGGCAGCATCGCAGGCCTGTGCGCGGCTCGTGTGCTATCCGACCACTTTGACCGCGTCACTCTGTACGAACGCGATGAACTACCAGATGGACCGGCCAATCGCAGTGCCATACCCCAAGGTCAGCACGTTCACCTGCTGATGGCGCGCGGCGCGCAGGAACTCGAAGCGGTTTTTCCCGGGTTGCTCGACGACATGGCCGCCGCAGGCGTTCCGGTCGTGCGCAACCAGCCCGAATCAATTCATTTCGCTGCGGCCGGCCATGTGCTCGGCACCGGGCAAACTCTGCACGACAGGTTTACCGCGTACGTGCCGAGCCGCGGGCAACTCGAGTGGCAGCTCCGCAAACGCGTCGTCGCCATCCCGGCGGTCGAGGTGGTGCGGCAGTCGGTCACGCACCCGCAATACGATCCGGCGGCCAACCGCGTCACGGGGGTCGTCCTCGACGACGGCAGTCAGGTGGCGGCGGGTCTCGTCGTCGACGCGTCCGGCCGGGGCAGCCGCCTTCCCGTGTGGTTGCAGCAGTGGGGATTCGAACGCCCGCGCGAGGACACGGTCCACGTCGGAGTCACGTATGCGTCGCACCGCGTGCGGATTCCCGCGGGCCGGATCGCCGAGAAGATGGTGCTGGTCAGCGCCGAGCACGATTCGCAGCTCGGCATGGGCATGCTGTTCCACGAAGACGGCATCTGGACCGTGACAACCTTCGGCGTGGCCAAGACCGAACCGCCGCGCGACTTCGCGGGGATCTGCCGGCTCGCCGAGACGCTGCTGCCGCCGCATCTCAGCGCAGCCCTGCAGGCCGGCGAACCGGTCGGCGGGATGACGTTCCACCGCTACCCGACCAGCAAGTGGCGCCGCTACGACAAGCTCTCCAGGATGCCCGGCGGGATCATCCCGTTCGGCGACGCCGTCGCGAGTCTCAACCCGACGTTCGGTCAGGGCGTCACCATGACCGCGCTCCAAGCCGGCAACCTACGCTCGGTCCTCGACAGCGGCATGACCGATATTGCTGCGCGACTGGCCCGTGCGACAGCACGGACCACTTTTCCGGTGTGGCTCATGAACGCCGTCGCCGATCACGTCGAGCACGGCGCGCAGGGCGATCGCCCGTGGTGGTATGGCCCGCTCTACGGCTTGTTCGACCAGTTCGTCGGTGCGGCCGAAACCGACCCGGTGCTGGCCGAATGGTTCCTGCGGCGCACGAGCCTGCTCGACAGTCTCTACCTCGCGCCGTCGCCCCGCCTGATCGGACGTGCCATCCGCAACAACGCTCGCCAGTGGCTGTCCGAACGCCGGGACCGGCGCACTGCCGTCGGCGCGGCCAGTGAGCACGAGCGGCTCGAAGCCGACCCGGCCGGCAGCCGCTAG
- a CDS encoding amino acid permease: protein MTARWRTKSVEQSIADTDEPSTRLRKDLTWWDLTVFGVSVVIGAGIFTITASTAGNLTGPAISISFLIAAVACGLAALCYAEFASTVPVAGSAYTFSYATFGEFVAWIIGWDLILEFAVAAAVVAKGWSSYLGTVFGFGGGTADFGGFEVDWGALLIIGFVTVLLARGTKLSAHFSLAITIIKVSVVLLVVAVGAFYIKAENYTPFIPPGEAAKEGASGTEQSLFSLLTGGEGSHYGWYGVLAGASIVFFAFIGFDIVATTAEETKNPQRDIPRGILGSLAIVTVLYVAVAVVLSGMVSYQQLKTTPDGHAANLATAFRDNGINWAAQVISIGALAGLTTVVIVLMLGQTRVLFAMSRDGLMPRQLAKTGPHGTPVRITVIVGVLVAIAASVFPIGKLEEMVNIGTLFAFVLVSAGVIALRRTRPDLRRGFRTPWVPLLPIAAILACVWLMLNLTGLTWIRFLIWMAIGIVVYFAYGRRHSVLANRDLATAVE, encoded by the coding sequence ATGACGGCCAGATGGCGTACGAAGTCCGTGGAGCAGTCGATCGCCGACACCGACGAGCCGTCGACGCGACTACGCAAAGATCTCACGTGGTGGGATCTGACGGTCTTCGGAGTGTCGGTGGTCATCGGTGCCGGCATCTTCACCATCACTGCGTCGACGGCGGGTAACCTCACCGGCCCTGCCATATCGATCTCGTTCCTCATCGCGGCGGTGGCCTGCGGGCTGGCCGCGCTGTGTTACGCCGAGTTCGCGTCCACCGTGCCGGTCGCGGGCAGTGCGTACACCTTTTCGTATGCGACGTTCGGGGAGTTCGTCGCATGGATCATCGGCTGGGATCTCATCCTGGAGTTCGCGGTCGCCGCCGCCGTCGTGGCGAAAGGCTGGTCGAGTTATCTGGGCACCGTCTTCGGATTCGGGGGCGGCACAGCCGATTTCGGTGGGTTCGAGGTCGACTGGGGGGCGTTGCTGATCATCGGCTTCGTCACCGTGTTGCTGGCCCGCGGCACCAAGCTGTCCGCCCATTTCAGCCTCGCCATCACGATCATCAAGGTGTCGGTGGTGCTGCTGGTGGTGGCCGTCGGGGCGTTCTACATCAAGGCCGAGAACTACACGCCGTTCATCCCGCCAGGTGAGGCCGCGAAGGAAGGTGCCAGCGGCACCGAACAGTCGCTGTTCTCGCTGCTGACCGGGGGAGAGGGCAGCCACTACGGCTGGTACGGCGTGCTGGCCGGCGCCTCGATCGTGTTCTTCGCGTTCATCGGGTTCGACATCGTCGCCACCACCGCGGAGGAAACCAAGAACCCGCAGCGCGACATCCCGCGCGGCATCCTCGGCTCGCTCGCGATCGTGACGGTGCTCTATGTGGCGGTCGCGGTGGTGCTCTCGGGGATGGTGTCCTATCAGCAGTTGAAGACGACGCCCGACGGCCACGCCGCCAACCTGGCGACCGCGTTCAGGGACAACGGGATCAACTGGGCCGCGCAGGTGATCTCGATCGGCGCGTTGGCCGGCCTGACGACCGTGGTGATCGTGCTGATGCTCGGCCAGACTCGGGTGCTGTTCGCGATGTCGCGCGACGGGCTCATGCCGCGGCAGTTGGCCAAGACCGGTCCGCATGGCACACCCGTGCGGATCACCGTCATCGTCGGCGTCCTGGTGGCGATCGCGGCATCGGTGTTCCCGATCGGCAAGCTCGAGGAGATGGTCAACATCGGGACACTGTTCGCGTTCGTCCTGGTGTCGGCGGGCGTGATCGCGCTTCGCCGGACCCGTCCGGACTTGCGCCGTGGATTCCGCACCCCGTGGGTTCCGCTGCTGCCCATCGCGGCGATCCTGGCGTGCGTGTGGCTCATGCTCAACCTCACCGGCCTCACCTGGATCCGGTTCCTCATCTGGATGGCGATCGGCATCGTGGTCTATTTCGCCTACGGGCGCAGGCACTCCGTGCTGGCCAACCGGGATCTGGCCACCGCGGTGGAGTAA